In the genome of Candidatus Moraniibacteriota bacterium, one region contains:
- a CDS encoding transposase has protein sequence MQKQKCSFGLYTRFLIANQNRCSSVEMSKSLPHTSIAHDAIDRWRLSKSYSPLQLWQHTRYLVKKETGYLICDDSILDKRHSRKNELVKKQYSGNEHGLIDGICLVNFLWTSGEEYVPVDYRVYRREDDGLTKNDHFKNMLDVAKKRGFSPRYILTDSWYSGLDNLKHVRDKEWHFITMLKSNRQVSPSYGTTLAIQDLELADKQVRQVWLRGFGSILVCALIDKNGDRTFLATDDLTLTEYADFTNHFNHRWKIEEFHRGVKQTTGIEQCESIKAVSQRTHIFSAFVAFVKLERQRLKSGISWYEQKAMISRMATRYCLANA, from the coding sequence ATGCAAAAACAAAAATGTTCTTTCGGATTGTACACTCGTTTCCTCATTGCCAATCAGAATCGTTGTTCAAGCGTTGAGATGTCAAAATCATTGCCGCATACTTCAATAGCCCACGATGCCATTGATCGATGGAGACTCTCAAAATCGTACAGCCCTCTTCAGCTCTGGCAACATACCCGATACCTGGTAAAAAAAGAAACTGGCTACCTAATCTGCGATGATTCCATTCTCGACAAGCGGCACTCCCGAAAGAACGAGCTTGTCAAAAAACAGTATTCCGGCAATGAACACGGACTCATAGATGGCATATGTTTGGTAAACTTTCTTTGGACGAGTGGCGAGGAATACGTGCCGGTTGACTATCGTGTCTATCGCAGGGAAGACGATGGTCTCACCAAGAATGATCACTTCAAAAATATGCTCGATGTCGCCAAAAAAAGAGGGTTTTCACCAAGATATATTCTCACTGACTCTTGGTATTCCGGCCTTGATAACCTGAAGCACGTCAGAGACAAAGAGTGGCACTTCATCACTATGCTCAAATCCAATCGTCAAGTAAGCCCGAGTTATGGTACCACGCTCGCCATCCAAGATCTGGAGCTTGCCGATAAACAGGTAAGACAGGTCTGGTTGAGGGGTTTTGGTTCCATCCTTGTGTGTGCGTTGATCGACAAGAACGGCGACCGCACCTTTCTGGCAACAGACGATCTTACTCTTACCGAGTATGCAGACTTTACGAATCATTTCAATCATCGGTGGAAGATTGAGGAGTTCCATCGAGGCGTGAAGCAAACCACCGGTATTGAACAGTGCGAATCCATAAAAGCCGTTTCTCAAAGAACTCATATCTTCTCCGCCTTTGTCGCTTTCGTAAAACTGGAGCGACAAAGATTGAAAAGCGGTATCAGTTGGTACGAACAGAAGGCGATGATTTCAAGAATGGCTACACGGTATTGTTTGGCAAACGCGTAA